One region of Dysidea avara chromosome 1, odDysAvar1.4, whole genome shotgun sequence genomic DNA includes:
- the LOC136261924 gene encoding fibronectin-like isoform X2, which translates to MHETFRERQSTFFILLILFDTLGNSLAEVTITVHPANTTICTGEFAVFESEAEGNFSVIPSANIVWKRYITQSGVYKRLETGSEYIIFEGFNVQRIRLTDVLKIKNVTTDDEGWYVLKVGSDVMSNRAYLNVITIADIVPVIFEVTSINSSMFTVYWKSSVVNDNYTVIWTNLHTGVMYNRTVPGNTNSFTVTGLSGGVNYNVSVAAVNRCGIIATSDSVTVYDTYTPDKPTNIRFSPRTSNSFAVQWDEVTDMFPVTYEVSWSDGNGDNGTIATNQTSCTITGLTYDTTYNVTVVAINTCCGAGPTSYTVLTTNTSMSMAPMQPTTTVTITIPLIECMTTTTTTTTITLSPTECIATTSGMVTTILEPIATGGSNGGSDTNTGAIIGTVVGGICGAIAVVVVIAIVIYYCCCGKDSYSVPMQAVAPPYETVQPPAASDKVQMDTNPAYTVPTTGTIKMEENPAYQTITINPGGGGGAGGGVNYYEDIIIDKNVKMTQNPAYAVL; encoded by the exons ATGCACGAAACATTCCGCGAGAGGCAGAGTACTTTCTTTATTTTACTGATCTTATTTGACACACTCGGCAATTCTTTGGCAGAAG TGACAATAACAGTTCACCCAGCTAATACCACAATATGTACTGGAGAATTTGCTGTATTCGAAAGTGAAGCTGAAGGAAATTTTTCCGTTATTCCATCTGCTAATATAGTGTGGAAGAGATATATAACACAGAGTGGTGTTTATAAACGTTTAGAAACAGGATCAGAGTACATAATCTTTGAAGGTTTCAATGTTCAGCGTATCAGACTGACTGATgtattaaaaataaaaaatgtCACAACTGATGATGAAGGATGGTATGTGCTTAAAGTAGGCAGTGATGTGATGAGCAACAGAGCATACCTGAATGTCATAACAATTGCAG ATATTGTACCAGTCATCTTTGAGGTAACCTCTATTAATTCTTCAATGTTCACTGTTTACTGGAAATCATCAGTTGTCAATGACAACTATACAGTAATATGGACTAACCTACATACTGGTGTGATGTACAACAGGACAGTTCCGGGGAATACAAACAGTTTCACTGTAACAGGATTGAGTGGTGGTGTAAACTATAATGTGAGTGTAGCTGCTGTGAACAGGTGTGGAATAATAGCAACTAGTGATTCTGTCACTGTATATG ATACATATACACCTGATAAACCAACAAACATCagattttcaccaagaacatcTAATTCCTTTGCTGTGCAATGGGACGAAGTGACTGACATGTTCCCAGTCACTTATGAAGTTAGCTGGTCTGATGGAAATGGTGACAATGGAACAATTGCTACCAACCAGACATCTTGCACTATTACTGGACTGACCTATGACACAACTTACAATGTAACTGTTGTAGCCATTAATACTTGTTGTGGAGCTGGACCAACCAGTTATACTGTACTAACAACTAATACATCTATGTCAATGGCTCCTATGCAACCAACTACAACTGTCACCATTACAATACCACTTATTG AATGcatgactactactactactactacaactaTTACATTGTCACCTACTG AATGCATAGCTACAACCAGTGGTATGGTGACAACCATTTTAGAACCAATTGCAACTG GAGGATCAAATGGTGGTAGTGATACCAACACTGGAGCTATTATAGGAACAGTAGTTGGAGGAATATGTGGAGCTATTGCAGTAGTAGTGGTGATTGCTATAGTGATCTACTATTGCTGCTGTGGAAAGGATA GTTATTCAGTGCCAATGCAAGCTGTTGCTCCACCATATGAAACTGTACAACCTCCTGCAGCATCTGATAAGGTACAAATGGACACCAATCCAGCCTATACAGTGCCAACAACTGGTACAATAAAGATGGAGGAAAACCCAGCATATCAAACTATAACAATTAACcctggaggaggaggaggagctGGTGGTGGAGTTAACTATTATGAAGATATCATTATTGATAAAAATGTGAAAATGACTCAAAATCCTGCATATGCTGTACTATAG
- the LOC136261924 gene encoding exoglucanase A-like isoform X1, giving the protein MHETFRERQSTFFILLILFDTLGNSLAEVTITVHPANTTICTGEFAVFESEAEGNFSVIPSANIVWKRYITQSGVYKRLETGSEYIIFEGFNVQRIRLTDVLKIKNVTTDDEGWYVLKVGSDVMSNRAYLNVITIADIVPVIFEVTSINSSMFTVYWKSSVVNDNYTVIWTNLHTGVMYNRTVPGNTNSFTVTGLSGGVNYNVSVAAVNRCGIIATSDSVTVYDTYTPDKPTNIRFSPRTSNSFAVQWDEVTDMFPVTYEVSWSDGNGDNGTIATNQTSCTITGLTYDTTYNVTVVAINTCCGAGPTSYTVLTTNTSMSMAPMQPTTTVTITIPLIECMTTTTTTTTITLSPTECIATTSGMVTTILEPIATGPGKFVNVQLTVQIWLRNPAVTNGGSNGGSDTNTGAIIGTVVGGICGAIAVVVVIAIVIYYCCCGKDSYSVPMQAVAPPYETVQPPAASDKVQMDTNPAYTVPTTGTIKMEENPAYQTITINPGGGGGAGGGVNYYEDIIIDKNVKMTQNPAYAVL; this is encoded by the exons ATGCACGAAACATTCCGCGAGAGGCAGAGTACTTTCTTTATTTTACTGATCTTATTTGACACACTCGGCAATTCTTTGGCAGAAG TGACAATAACAGTTCACCCAGCTAATACCACAATATGTACTGGAGAATTTGCTGTATTCGAAAGTGAAGCTGAAGGAAATTTTTCCGTTATTCCATCTGCTAATATAGTGTGGAAGAGATATATAACACAGAGTGGTGTTTATAAACGTTTAGAAACAGGATCAGAGTACATAATCTTTGAAGGTTTCAATGTTCAGCGTATCAGACTGACTGATgtattaaaaataaaaaatgtCACAACTGATGATGAAGGATGGTATGTGCTTAAAGTAGGCAGTGATGTGATGAGCAACAGAGCATACCTGAATGTCATAACAATTGCAG ATATTGTACCAGTCATCTTTGAGGTAACCTCTATTAATTCTTCAATGTTCACTGTTTACTGGAAATCATCAGTTGTCAATGACAACTATACAGTAATATGGACTAACCTACATACTGGTGTGATGTACAACAGGACAGTTCCGGGGAATACAAACAGTTTCACTGTAACAGGATTGAGTGGTGGTGTAAACTATAATGTGAGTGTAGCTGCTGTGAACAGGTGTGGAATAATAGCAACTAGTGATTCTGTCACTGTATATG ATACATATACACCTGATAAACCAACAAACATCagattttcaccaagaacatcTAATTCCTTTGCTGTGCAATGGGACGAAGTGACTGACATGTTCCCAGTCACTTATGAAGTTAGCTGGTCTGATGGAAATGGTGACAATGGAACAATTGCTACCAACCAGACATCTTGCACTATTACTGGACTGACCTATGACACAACTTACAATGTAACTGTTGTAGCCATTAATACTTGTTGTGGAGCTGGACCAACCAGTTATACTGTACTAACAACTAATACATCTATGTCAATGGCTCCTATGCAACCAACTACAACTGTCACCATTACAATACCACTTATTG AATGcatgactactactactactactacaactaTTACATTGTCACCTACTG AATGCATAGCTACAACCAGTGGTATGGTGACAACCATTTTAGAACCAATTGCAACTG GTCCAGGAAAGTTTGTCAACGTACAGCTTACTGTCCAAATTTGGTTGAGAAATCCAGCAGTTACTAATG GAGGATCAAATGGTGGTAGTGATACCAACACTGGAGCTATTATAGGAACAGTAGTTGGAGGAATATGTGGAGCTATTGCAGTAGTAGTGGTGATTGCTATAGTGATCTACTATTGCTGCTGTGGAAAGGATA GTTATTCAGTGCCAATGCAAGCTGTTGCTCCACCATATGAAACTGTACAACCTCCTGCAGCATCTGATAAGGTACAAATGGACACCAATCCAGCCTATACAGTGCCAACAACTGGTACAATAAAGATGGAGGAAAACCCAGCATATCAAACTATAACAATTAACcctggaggaggaggaggagctGGTGGTGGAGTTAACTATTATGAAGATATCATTATTGATAAAAATGTGAAAATGACTCAAAATCCTGCATATGCTGTACTATAG